One genomic window of Rhizomicrobium sp. includes the following:
- a CDS encoding MarR family transcriptional regulator: MLTKDTPASRVRKTNGGASAGKPRVDRANLDGLVGFRMRMAYVAISRRFASIMAKLDLTQKQTGVLWMIGANGGISQVTLANELGMDRASMMAIIDRLADRQLLIRERSSSDGRRQELYLTPKGQKVLAQSRAAVAEHEKWIAECVGKAEIADLLGLLRRIDR, from the coding sequence ATGCTGACAAAAGACACGCCCGCTTCGCGCGTCCGCAAAACCAATGGCGGCGCATCCGCCGGCAAACCCAGGGTCGACCGCGCCAATCTGGACGGCCTGGTCGGCTTTCGCATGCGGATGGCCTATGTCGCGATCTCGCGGCGCTTCGCGTCGATCATGGCCAAGCTCGACCTGACCCAGAAGCAGACCGGCGTGCTGTGGATGATCGGCGCCAATGGCGGCATCTCGCAGGTGACGCTGGCGAACGAGCTCGGCATGGACCGCGCCTCGATGATGGCGATCATCGACCGGCTGGCCGACCGCCAGCTCCTGATCCGCGAGCGCTCCAGCAGCGACGGGCGCCGCCAGGAGCTCTACCTGACGCCGAAGGGCCAGAAGGTGCTGGCGCAATCGCGTGCCGCGGTCGCCGAGCACGAGAAGTGGATCGCCGAATGCGTCGGCAAGGCCGAAATCGCCGACCTTCTGGGCCTTCTGCGGCGCATCGATCGCTAG
- a CDS encoding MFS transporter yields the protein MSKPDDAPPPALGGYRWYALAVLTAALALSLLDRQILTILAGPIKADLGLSDAEFGLLYGTTFAVFYSLFGIPLGRVADVWLRGRLMALGLIGWSAMTMFSGFAANLTQLVIARMGVGVGEATANSATYSLLSDYFPKEQRATAIALYSCGVSFGLGGSLWFGGSIVDLWHGWFGAGGAPLGLKAWQAAFVIVGLPGFPVAALLWWVREPKRGAADGLVQTVAGKPFPAFLAELLAIVPPLTLANLFVLKAPRRIWITHLLVLAAIAAAAVALIDFTNGIVPAAKRHVLFDIGGLVITGHTVQWTALGVGLYGVFSWAQSLRLRDAPAYALIFRSPAMLGLMGAASFNMILNYGLTSWAPFYAVTTYKLSLARVGFEMGLVAASAGLIGTYLGGVLADWARRRSPRGRLYVSLAAMVGSVPIAPAMLAAPTLEIMMAWWLILGTIVTAWLAGLAAATQELVLPRMRGTAAAALTLAMTMFGLGLGPYTVGLVSDTTGNLYVAMLSVYAAIPLVILCMAVAIRHIAATEANLVALARAAGEPV from the coding sequence GTGAGCAAGCCCGACGACGCGCCGCCGCCCGCCCTCGGCGGCTACCGCTGGTACGCGCTGGCCGTCCTGACGGCGGCGCTGGCGCTCAGCCTGCTCGACCGGCAGATCCTCACCATCCTGGCCGGGCCCATCAAGGCGGATCTGGGCCTGTCCGACGCCGAGTTCGGCCTGCTCTACGGCACCACCTTCGCGGTGTTCTATTCGCTGTTCGGCATTCCGCTCGGCCGTGTCGCCGACGTCTGGCTGCGCGGCAGGCTGATGGCGCTGGGGCTGATCGGCTGGTCGGCGATGACCATGTTCAGCGGCTTCGCCGCCAACCTCACCCAGCTCGTCATCGCGCGCATGGGCGTGGGCGTCGGCGAGGCGACCGCCAATTCGGCGACCTATTCGCTGCTCTCCGATTATTTCCCCAAGGAGCAGCGCGCCACCGCCATCGCGCTCTATTCCTGCGGCGTCTCCTTCGGCCTCGGCGGCTCGCTGTGGTTCGGCGGCAGCATCGTCGATCTGTGGCACGGCTGGTTCGGCGCCGGCGGCGCGCCGCTCGGCCTCAAAGCCTGGCAGGCGGCGTTCGTCATCGTCGGTCTGCCGGGATTTCCCGTCGCCGCGCTTCTGTGGTGGGTGCGCGAGCCCAAGCGCGGCGCCGCCGACGGCCTGGTGCAGACGGTCGCCGGCAAACCCTTTCCCGCCTTCCTGGCCGAGCTTCTCGCCATCGTGCCGCCGCTGACGCTGGCCAATCTGTTCGTCCTCAAGGCGCCACGCCGCATCTGGATAACGCATCTGCTGGTGCTCGCCGCAATCGCGGCCGCCGCGGTCGCGCTGATCGATTTCACCAACGGCATCGTGCCGGCGGCCAAGCGCCATGTGCTGTTCGACATCGGCGGCCTCGTGATCACCGGCCACACCGTGCAATGGACCGCGCTCGGCGTCGGGCTCTACGGCGTGTTCTCCTGGGCGCAGTCGCTGCGGCTGCGCGACGCGCCGGCCTATGCGCTGATCTTCCGGTCCCCGGCGATGCTCGGCCTGATGGGCGCCGCCTCGTTCAACATGATCCTCAATTACGGCCTGACCTCCTGGGCGCCGTTCTACGCCGTCACCACCTACAAGCTGTCGCTGGCGCGCGTCGGCTTCGAGATGGGGCTGGTCGCTGCCTCGGCTGGGCTGATCGGCACCTATCTCGGCGGCGTGCTGGCGGATTGGGCGCGCCGCCGCTCGCCGCGCGGCCGGCTCTATGTCTCGCTCGCGGCCATGGTCGGCTCGGTGCCGATCGCGCCCGCCATGCTCGCGGCGCCGACGCTGGAGATCATGATGGCGTGGTGGCTGATACTCGGCACCATCGTCACCGCCTGGCTCGCCGGCCTGGCGGCGGCGACGCAGGAGCTGGTCCTGCCGCGCATGCGCGGCACCGCGGCGGCGGCGCTGACCCTCGCCATGACGATGTTCGGCCTCGGCCTCGGTCCTTACACCGTCGGGCTCGTCAGCGACACGACGGGCAATCTGTATGTCGCGATGCTCAGCGTCTATGCCGCGATCCCGCTGGTGATCCTCTGCATGGCGGTGGCGATCCGCCACATCGCCGCGACGGAGGCCAATCTCGTCGCGCTCGCCCGCGCCGCCGGCGAGCCGGTCTGA